One Vitis vinifera cultivar Pinot Noir 40024 chromosome 8, ASM3070453v1 genomic window carries:
- the LOC100256780 gene encoding U-box domain-containing protein 16: MAISPQNFPRKRRPSAGSFISPTLSDRRLVQSLLLVSQEISSLAPLQFLLKRNSVSIIRKSNLLAFLFEELLRNPVSCFAPTAILCFEEMYIVLQRMKTLIEDCSNGSRTWLLMQNESVSNGFHELTLDLSTLLDIIPVKGLDLVEDIEELVLLIRKQCSETAAYVDPTDETLRRDLLKMLDQIKREIVPDHKKLAEIFEKLDLQDSASCSDEIKSLEEEFQNQRDDKSKSEVTALIGLVRYAKCVLFGASTPKSHGRRQKSMTDTIIPADFRCPITLDLMRDPVVVATGQTYDRTSINRWIESGHNMCPKTGQILAHTNLIQNRALRNLIILWCREQEIPFQTTEVNDKVKAATQNKTLFGATKMTVLFLINKLTDSESVEATNRVVHELRVLAKTDSESRACIAEAGAIPLLVRFLGSDNPSLQVNAVTTLLNLSILEANKTRIMEIDGALNGVIEVLRSGATWEAKGNAAATIFSLAGVQSYRKRLGKKTRVIKGLMDLAKGGPASSRRDALVAILSLAGERDTVGRLIEGGVVEMVIEVMAASPEEAEEAVTVLEVVVRRGGLVAVAAAYHAIKKLSVVLRSGSDRARESAAATLVNICRKGGSETVAALAAMPGIERVIWELMGTGTERCRRKAASLLRMLRRWAAGLDEDVPTTTGHSTTVTTTSRPVLHS, translated from the coding sequence ATGGCGATATCTCCACAAAACTTTCCCAGAAAACGGCGTCCATCCGCCGGATCGTTCATTTCTCCTACCTTATCCGATCGCAGATTGGTTCAATCTCTGCTTCTGGTCTCTCAAGAGATTTCGTCTCTGGCGCCGCTTCAGTTTCTTCTCAAGCGCAATTCCGTTTCAATTATTCGCAAATCTAATCTCCTCGCCTTCCTGTTCGAAGAGCTTCTGCGCAATCCGGTGTCCTGTTTCGCTCCTACGGCTATCCTCTGCTTTGAAGAAATGTATATAGTCTTGCAAAGGATGAAAACATTGATCGAGGATTGTTCCAACGGAAGCAGGACATGGCTTCTCATGCAGAACGAATCGGTTTCCAACGGTTTTCATGAACTCACTCTGGATTTATCGACCTTGTTGGATATTATTCCGGTGAAAGGCCTGGATTTGGTCGAAGATATTGAAGAACTGGTCCTTTTAATCAGAAAACAGTGTTCGGAAACCGCTGCTTATGTAGATCCCACAGATGAAACTCTCAGACGAGATTTACTGAAAATGCTCGATCAGATCAAGAGGGAGATTGTTCCCGATCATAAAAAATTAGCCGAGATATTTGAGAAATTAGATTTACAAGACTCCGCAAGTTGCAGTGATGAGATTAAAAGCCTTGAAGAAGAGTTTCAGAATCAAAGGGATGACAAAAGCAAATCTGAAGTCACAGCATTGATCGGCCTGGTCCGTTACGCCAAGTGCGTTCTCTTCGGAGCATCCACGCCCAAGTCCCACGGTCGGCGGCAAAAATCCATGACGGACACAATTATACCGGCCGACTTCCGGTGTCCGATCACTCTCGACCTGATGCGGGACCCAGTAGTCGTGGCAACGGGACAGACGTATGATCGGACATCGATCAATCGCTGGATCGAATCTGGACACAACATGTGTCCCAAGACAGGTCAGATCCTAGCCCACACAAACCTAATCCAAAACCGCGCTCTCAGGAACCTCATCATACTATGGTGCCGGGAGCAAGAAATTCCATTCCAAACAACGGAAGTCAACGACAAAGTTAAAGCCGCCACGCAAAACAAAACGCTTTTCGGCGCCACGAAGATGACCGTGTTATTTCTCATCAACAAGTTAACCGATTCAGAGTCGGTGGAGGCCACGAATCGCGTGGTTCACGAGCTTCGCGTACTCGCCAAGACAGATTCGGAGAGCCGAGCCTGCATTGCCGAAGCAGGAGCTATACCTTTGCTGGTGAGGTTCTTGGGTTCTGACAACCCAAGCCTCCAGGTCAACGCCGTCACAACGCTCCTCAACCTTTCCATCCTGGAAGCCAACAAGACCAGGATAATGGAAATAGATGGAGCTCTGAACGGCGTCATCGAGGTGCTGAGATCAGGTGCCACGTGGGAGGCGAAGGGCAACGCGGCAGCCACCATATTTAGCCTAGCTGGAGTGCAGTCGTATAGGAAGAGATTGGGGAAGAAGACGCGCGTCATAAAGGGGTTGATGGATTTGGCTAAAGGGGGACCCGCGTCTTCGAGAAGAGATGCATTGGTGGCAATTTTAAGTTTGGCGGGTGAAAGAGATACAGTTGGGAGGTTAATCGAAGGAGGAGTGGTGGAGATGGTCATTGAAGTAATGGCAGCATCACCGGAGGAGGCTGAGGAGGCTGTGACTGTACTGGAGGTGGTGGTGCGGAGAGGTGGATTAGTGGCAGTTGCTGCAGCTTACCATGCAATCAAGAAACTGAGTGTGGTGTTGAGGAGCGGATCGGACAGAGCAAGAGAGAGTGCCGCGGCCACGCTTGTTAATATTTGTAGAAAAGGAGGGTCGGAGACGGTGGCAGCGCTTGCGGCAATGCCAGGAATAGAGAGAGTGATATGGGAGTTGATGGGAACTGGAACTGAGAGATGTAGAAGGAAAGCAGCGTCGTTGTTGAGAATGCTCCGGAGATGGGCAGCTGGGTTGGATGAGGATGTACCCACTACCACTGGCCACTCCACCACTGTAACCACTACCTCCAGGCCAGTACTGCACAGCTGA